The Terriglobus roseus sequence TCGACGACGAAGCGCCACATCTGCGAGCACTCCAGAACGTTGGCCTTGTCGACACTCGTCAACTTGAGCTTGGGGCGCCTGGATGCGATGTCGAATGCGATGCGTGCAACACGCTCGACCTCTTCCTGTGTGTAGACCATGGTGTTGTGCGCGCGGCCGGTCTGCTTGTCCCACTGGCGGGGCTGGCCGAAGTACAGGCCTCCCAGCAGTTCACGCACGAACATGATGTCGGCGCCTTCGGTGATCTCAGGCCGCAGGGGCGAGTTGTCCGCGAGCGCTCTGTAAGCAACGGCTGGTCGCAGGTTCGCAAAGCCGCCAAGCTCGGAGCGGATCTTCAGCAGGCCAGCCTCGGGGCGCTCACTGGGCGCAAGCTTGTTGAACTTGTTATCGCCTACCGCACCCAACAGCGCAGCGTCACAGCCAAGAGTCTGCTGCAGCGTCTCATCGGGCAGGGGAGTGCCGTGCGCATCGATGGCCGCGCCGCCGATCAGCAGTGGCACATAGTCAAACGTGTGACCGCCGCTTGCGGCAACCGCGTTCAGTACGTTGACTGCTTCCTGTGTGACTTCGGGGCCGATGCCGTCACCGGCGAGAAGTGCGATCTTCAACTTCATCTGTTTCTTGTTCTTCCTTGCATATTCATGGCGATGCCATCGGATTGCAGTTCCTTCGACTTCACTTCGTTTCGGTCAGAATCACAATGCTTAGCGAGTGGTCATACCGACTGGGGAACCAGCGCCACAATGTCCTGGTCGTAGATATCTTTCTTACGATCGGCCAAAGCGGTGAAGCGGGTGTAGGTCTGCTCGACTTCTTCCTTGGTCAGGTCGAAGCCCAGCTCCTTCAGGCGATGTTCCAGCGCGCGGCGACCACTGTGTTTGCCCAGCACGATGGTGTTGCTGTTCACACCGAAGATGGCGGGCTTCATGATCTCGTAGGTCAGCGGATTGGCCAGCATGCCGTGCTGGTGGATGCCGCTGGCATGTGCGAAGGCGTTCTTGCCGACGATGGCCTTATTGGGCGAAGGCGCGAAGGAGATAATGCCGTCCAGCATCTTGCTGGTCGCGCCAATCTCATCCATCTTCAAGTTGTTGCTGTAGGGGTACTGATCGTGGCGGATCTTAAAGAGCGCCGCTACCTCTTCCAACGCGGCGTTGCCGGCACGTTCGCCGATGCCGTGCATCGACACCTCCACCTGTCGTGCGCCGCCCTGCACACCGCTCACAGTGTTGACGACGGCCAGACCCAGGTCGTCGTGGCAGTGCGTAGAGAAGACAACGTTCTTGGCACCGCTGAAGCGAGCGCACATCGTCTCGAAGATCTCGCGGTACTCCGATGGTGTCGAATAACCAACGGTATCCGGCAGGTTAATCGTCGTTGCACCGGCTTCGATCGCCACCTCGACCATCTGTATCAGGAAATTGCGATCGGAGCGCGTAGCGTCTTCCGCTGAGAACTCGACATCTTCCACGAAGGTCTTTGCGAGACGCACACATTCGCCGGCCTGGTCCAGTGCCTGCTGGCGCGTGATGCGCAGTTTGGCTTCCAGATGCAGGTCGCTGGAGGCGATGAAGGTGTGAATGCGATTGCTGCCCGCACCCTCCACGGCGCGTGCCGCACGCTCAATGTCGCCCGCCTTGCAGCGTGCGAGTGCGGCGATGCGCGGTCCGCGCACCTCGCGGGCAATGGCCTGCACGCTGGCAAAGTCGCCGTCCGAGGCGATCGGAAAGCCAGCCTCGATGATGTCCACGCCTAACGTACCGAGCTGGTGCGCAAAGCGCAGCTTCTCTTCATGGTGCATGGTGCAGCCCGGCGATTGCTCGCCATCGCGCAGCGTGGTGTCGAAGAAAAATACACGGTCGGATGTAGTGCTCATCGGTCCCTCTGTTTGAAGTATAGCGATAAGGAATGCTTATGTGCGGTGATAGCATCATCACAAGTACTTATAGGGCGACTGTTGCCTAGCAGTCTCAGGAGTGAGAACCGAAGTGGATCTGTTCGCACTGGAAACCTTTCTCGCCGTGGCGGAGGAGCGCAGTTTCTCCCGCGCGGCGGCGCGCCTGCATCGTACGCAGCCGGCGGTCAGCCAGGCCGTCGCCAAGCTGGAAGGTGAGCTTGGTGAGGCGCTTTTTGACCGCGCATCGCGTGATGGCCTTCTTACAGACGCCGGGGAAGTGCTGCGGGAGTACGCGCAAAAATTGCTGAACCTGCGGGTCGAGGCGAACCACGCGCTAGGCGAGTTGCGCAGCCTGCATCGTGGCAGCCTGAATCTTGCGGCGAATGAGTACACGTGCCTGTACCTGCTGCCGGTTTTGGACGGTTTCCGCCGCGAACATCCGCGGGTAAAGGTTAGTGTGCAGCGGTCGCTGGCCAGCCGTATCGCGGATGAGGTGCTGCTGCATTCCGTCGAGATCGGCGTCCTCAGCTTCAAACCGGACGATCGCGCCTTGAAGTCCATCGTGGTCTATCGCGACGAACTCGCGTTTGTGGTGAACCCGCGACACGCACTGGCACGCATTAATTCCGTGTCGATCCGTGACCTGGGTGATCAGAACTTCATTGCGCACAATGTGCCATCACCCCAGCGGCTGAAGGTGTTTGAGGCCTTCCGGCGTCACAAGACGACGCTG is a genomic window containing:
- the leuB gene encoding 3-isopropylmalate dehydrogenase; the encoded protein is MKLKIALLAGDGIGPEVTQEAVNVLNAVAASGGHTFDYVPLLIGGAAIDAHGTPLPDETLQQTLGCDAALLGAVGDNKFNKLAPSERPEAGLLKIRSELGGFANLRPAVAYRALADNSPLRPEITEGADIMFVRELLGGLYFGQPRQWDKQTGRAHNTMVYTQEEVERVARIAFDIASRRPKLKLTSVDKANVLECSQMWRFVVDQVAKEYPTVTVEHQLVDSMAIHLMNRPRDFDVVLTENLFGDILSDESGVITGSLGMLPSATLGGKVNLYEPVHGSAPDIAGQGKANPIGAILTAAMVLRFSANLEREAKIIEDAVVKVLEAGYRTSDIARGDIAGQRKVSTTEMGRLILDRVEAELGAAAS
- a CDS encoding LysR substrate-binding domain-containing protein — protein: MDLFALETFLAVAEERSFSRAAARLHRTQPAVSQAVAKLEGELGEALFDRASRDGLLTDAGEVLREYAQKLLNLRVEANHALGELRSLHRGSLNLAANEYTCLYLLPVLDGFRREHPRVKVSVQRSLASRIADEVLLHSVEIGVLSFKPDDRALKSIVVYRDELAFVVNPRHALARINSVSIRDLGDQNFIAHNVPSPQRLKVFEAFRRHKTTLRIDVELPSLEAVRRFVELGNGVALVPALTVERELKSGALVRVQVKELQMERKLRLVHRKEANLSHAALEFLKGVREYAETTGGAYCFLPERAD
- a CDS encoding 2-isopropylmalate synthase; this translates as MSTTSDRVFFFDTTLRDGEQSPGCTMHHEEKLRFAHQLGTLGVDIIEAGFPIASDGDFASVQAIAREVRGPRIAALARCKAGDIERAARAVEGAGSNRIHTFIASSDLHLEAKLRITRQQALDQAGECVRLAKTFVEDVEFSAEDATRSDRNFLIQMVEVAIEAGATTINLPDTVGYSTPSEYREIFETMCARFSGAKNVVFSTHCHDDLGLAVVNTVSGVQGGARQVEVSMHGIGERAGNAALEEVAALFKIRHDQYPYSNNLKMDEIGATSKMLDGIISFAPSPNKAIVGKNAFAHASGIHQHGMLANPLTYEIMKPAIFGVNSNTIVLGKHSGRRALEHRLKELGFDLTKEEVEQTYTRFTALADRKKDIYDQDIVALVPQSV